The following are encoded together in the Onychostoma macrolepis isolate SWU-2019 chromosome 03, ASM1243209v1, whole genome shotgun sequence genome:
- the LOC131535992 gene encoding dynein axonemal assembly factor 8 isoform X5, translating to MSFFFIVILTVFIVVMVIFEQVSEVQSDNEREVSVLQRPPVIHLGGSSMILECPKFELPVGQKTEESLNEKVLHKTECNVPLQQKANKTDWIETQFCPALSLTPLDAWDLDQVLQTLRQQNPLVKPIQCDTCEGNDSEMHENDLMKQLVVFCDKKVNEMEIKTNVSSTKTHNIQESSLRCTGRQMNETDFKGTSSQLQHNQDSPTIYIDLRNNAFQAKQSVISQSNSVISTVNSDKKKSSTNKTSNKNARANGQKREFSQKSLLLQNIRRSKKSMLEMSWRNPQDFAEDKQKNSSGKSIKENQLHDSETSCGEPGLQQVNVCCSTVKYDQHKQSTPSSNIPAAQNKQREQHSHKIRWQKDLKFMQAFRPKYSANNSEEAAERTDILYEPEVSYLPSVNTLPPDLQMKECLLLTVPLSSPGVVAGRTQRKTQTVDSVLIKSHIYNAIIAWFMSLTDPKTCGRKGNKLDAPFWVAGLQQFYKEDGLALYICATPLEDGQIGCRNSRMRKVDSDESMFYRRVCKFFAQMPLKTVAFWVPQLTHLLEEQAYPTHVHLSSSCLDCFITVNPNRESVEKVFSMIPGFYWQTLETEDQKCQSAEATISQECHTETALVLIGSALFLNPLAMHHTLELMWRSSLDVCGIRFLYPPQELLTNFAVSKSVMHEGEHSHQPVLIMAFRGPHANSVWQEITGPSDPQLARRTDPASINALYRHGQDQPLLYSPRLASLVHLGLCLWFGGRIAKNSLSTIQDSGDRGVSCSHLLTSSPASLCATEKADIFLLVSPVVGPHCYSYILSACAKTGFGLLGLQRVQISRKQAQSLGLTAKQVAAFCHASTVFLSGEQVELSSHCLVLLMRRESAVKHCSRLPIGLMNELAAQGLIGSVRSRFTDVLGPHACFHTVPYSKNHHSVLGGLMWTVPKCNHVVLSKHTYPSCPDAEQVVVLTLTGQNMVEKEMDFLHKVLKGDAGGQEGFELLALKWEPKLSQQQAQELSPFEIGEKEWQNSLQSLTSTPALVMALRRVRAFITLRRLLPQNYPGNLHVLMSPTPETAFRQTCLFFSEAELVPDHTSRPLLKFLPPHHIDTPGLRSQSLYSYMTVGPEPLLTLALFKPGAWRHRFGKILTVIKQNGYTLAGLRVLLLDSSVANALIHPPEQQDPTEELELKYLSSGPSLALGLLRVNAVKRLLELMGPEDPVEARTIDRTLWRAQYGSDRLHNGIYGSPSYRKAVEDIKLVFPEGVCCSETSVMRHEKVSCLHSDPEASLDREQLHTLRTADKDKFSLGLGQVGPLVSSALCQTTCLLIPSKLLRQNQPPLYSELLQQLLRTGCHLVAGRLCTPDEKQRRHIAELLRPSAGETLLCEGPCLIIALQADNAVTCFNIILESIYRKRPDLRRVTTKLLYPNSESKAVKLLCYLFDDLCLDSHHRVAPP from the exons atgtcctttttttttatcGTTATATTAACTGTGTTTATAGTTGTAATGGTTATTTTTGAGCAAGTCAGTGAGGTCCAG TCAGACAATGAAAGAGAGGTATCTGTCCTTCAGCGACCACCAGTGATTCACTTGGGAGGAAGCAGCATGATCCTGGAGTGTCCAAAatttgag CTTCCTGTGGGTCAGAAAACAgaagaatcactgaatgaaaaagTGCTGCataaaacagaatgcaatgtaCCTTTGCAACAAAAAGCAAACAAGACTGATTGGATAGAGACCCAGTTCTGTCCTGCTTTATCACTGACG CCTCTTGATGCCTGGGATCTTGACCAAGTCCTTCAGACTCTACGGCAACAAAATCCTCTTGTCAAGCCAATTCAATGTGATACATGCGAAG GCAATGACAGTGAAATGcatgaaaatgatttaatgaaGCAGCTGGTTGTTTTTTGTGACAAGAAAGTAAATGAGatggaaataaagacaaatgtTTCATCTACCAAAACCCATAATATACAAGAATCATCCCTCAG ATGTACTGGGAGACAGATGAATGAGACAGACTTTAAAGGGACCTCTTCACAATTACAACACAATCAAGACTCTCCTACCATATATATTGATTTGCGCAACAATGCATTTCAAGCAAAACAATCGGTCATTAGCCAGAGTAACAGTGTCATAAGTACTGTAAACTCGGACAAAAAAAAGAGCTCCACTAACAAGACATCTAACAAAAATGCAAGAGCAAATGGACAGAAAAG AGAATTTTCTCAGAAGAGTTTATTACTGCAAAATATAAGACGGTCAAAAAAAAGTATGTTAGAGATGAGCTGGAGAAATCCACAAGATTTTGCTGAGGATAAGCAGAAAAACTCTTCAGGGAAAAGTATAAAGGAAAACCAGCTTCATGATTCTGAAACTAGTTGCGGTGAACCTGGTCTTCAGCAGGTCAATGTCTGCTGCTCTACTGTGAAATATGACCAACATAAACAGAGTACGCCATCTTCTAACATTCCAGCTGCTCAAAACAAGCAAAG AGAGCAACACAGTCATAAAATCAGATGGCAGAAGGATCTGAAGTTCATGCAAGCATTCAGACCTAAATATTCTGCTAATAACTCGGAGGAAGCTGCTGAGAGGACTGATATTCTTTATGAGCCT GAAGTATCGTACCTTCCTTCGGTGAACACTCTACCTCCGGATCTACAGATGAAGGAGTGTTTGCTGCTGACTGTGCCTTTATCTAGTCCTGGGGTGGTGGCTGGAAGAACgcagagaaaaacacagacagtgGATTCAGTCTTGATCAAATCACATATTTACAATGCAATCATAGCATGGTTCATGTCTTTG ACTGATCCCAAAACCTGTGGGAGAAAAGGCAACAAGCTAGATGCCCCTTTCTGGGTGGCTGGACTGCAGCAGTTTTATAAGGAAGATGGCTTGGCCTTGTACATCTGTGCTACGCCTCTTGAGGATGGTCAGATTGGCTGTAGAAATTCCAGG ATGAGGAAGGTGGATAGCGACGAGAGCATGTTTTACAGACGAGTTTGCAAGTTCTTTGCACAGATGCCATTGAAGACCGTTGCGTTCTGGGTACCTCAGCTTACTCATTTGCTGGAGGAACAGGCTTATCCTACCCATGTCCACTTGTCCTCATCCTGCCTGGACTGCTTCATCACTGTCAACCCAAATCGAGAG TCTGTTGAAAAGGTCTTTAGTATGATCCCAGGATTTTACTGGCAAACTCTGGAAACAGAAGACCAAAAATGTCAAAGCGCAGAAGCCACAATTTCTCAAGAGTGTCATACTGAG acagcACTTGTTCTGATAGGCAGTGCACTGTTTCTTAACCCATTGGCAATGCATCACACACTTGAGCTTATGTGGAGATCAAGTCTAGATGTATGTGGTATCCGCTTCCTCTATCCACCTCAAGAGCTGCTGACAAACTTTGCAG TCAGCAAGTCAGTTATGCATGAAGGGGAACATTCTCATCAGCCAGTGCTTATCATGGCTTTCCGTGGTCCTCACGCTAACTCGGTGTGGCAGGAGATCACAGGGCCATCAGACCCCCAGCTGGCAAGGCGGACAGATCCAGCATCCATCAACGCCTTGTACCGTCACGGTCAAGACCAACCCCTGCTCTACTCACCCCGTCTTGCCAGTCTTGTGCATCTGGGGCTCTGCTTGTGGTTTGGTGGAAGAATAGCAAAAAACAGCCTGTCAAC GATCCAGGACTCTGGTGACAGAGGAGTCAGTTGTTCCCATCTTCTGACCTCTTCTCCAGCGAGTTTATGTGCCACAGAGAAAG CGGATATATTTCTCCTTGTGTCTCCTGTGGTTGGACCACACTGTTACAGCTATATACTATCTGCATGTGCAAAAACAGGCTTCGGTCTATTGGGACTTCAAAGAGTGCAGATCTCCAGGAAACAAGCGCAATCTCTGGGACTGACTGCAAAGCAG GTAGCAGCATTCTGTCATGCTTCTACAGTGTTTCTGTCTGGAGAACAGGTTGAGCTGTCCTCTCATTGCCTGGTGCTCCTCATGAGGAGAGAAAGTGCAGTTAAACACTGCTCCAGACTGCCGATAG GTCTGATGAATGAGCTTGCTGCACAAGGCCTTATTGGATCGGTCCGTTCAAGATTCACAGATGTTCTGGGCCCACATGCTTGCTTTCACACTGTTCCCTACTCTAAAAACCACCACAGTGTTCTGG GTGGGCTCATGTGGACAGTGCCGAAGTGTAACCACGTGGTCTTGTCCAAACACACATATCCCTCTTGTCCAGATGCAGAACAGGTGGTGGTTCTCACATTGACTGGTCAAAACATGGTCGAGAAAGAAATGGACTTTCTTCATAAGGTTCTCAAGGGAGATGCAGGAG GACAAGAGGGATTTGAGCTGCTGGCACTAAAGTGGGAGCCCAAGCTGTCTCAGCAGCAGGCACAAGAGTTGAGTCCGTTTGAGATCGGAGAAAAAGAGTGGCAGAACAGTCTGCAGAGCTTGACATCCACTCCTGCCCTGGTCATGGCTCTGAGGAGGGTGAGGGCATTCATCACCCTACGAAGACTTTTACCACAAAATTACCCAGGAAACCTGCATGTATTGATGTCCCCCACACCTGAGACAGCTTTCAGACAGACCTGTCTCTTCTTCTCTGAGGCAGAATTGGTCCCTG ATCACACTAGTCGTCCATTATTGAAATTCTTACCGCCTCATCACATTGACACTCCTG GTCTCAGAAGTCAGTCGCTTTACAGTTACATGACAGTGG GCCCAGAGCCACTTTTGACTCTAGCTCTGTTCAAGCCTGGAGCCTGGAGACACCGCTTTGGTAAAATTCTCACCGTAATCAAACAGAACGGATATACTCTAGCGGGCTTACGTGTGCTTCTGCTGGACTCGAGCGTGGCAAATGCACTGATACATCCACCAGAACAACAG GATCCCACTGAGGAGCTGGAGTTGAAGTACTTGAGCTCGGGCCCCTCACTGGCTTTGGGTTTACTGAGAGTGAATGCAGTAAAGAGGCTGTTGGAGCTGATGGGCCCTGAGGATCCGGTTGAAGCCCGTACTATAGATCGGACTCTATGGAGGGCCCAGTATGGCTCTGACAGGCTGCATAATGGCATCTATG GATCTCCATCTTATCGAAAGGCTGTAGAAGACATAAAACTGGTATTTCCAGAGGGTGTGTGCTGCAGTGAAACTTCAGTTATGAGACATGAGAAG GTATCCTGCTTGCATTCCGATCCTGAAGCTAGTTTGGACCGTGAACAGCTGCACACACTTAGAACCGCTGACAAAGACAAGTTTTCTCTAGGACTCGGGCAAG TAGGGCCTTTGGTCAGCAGTGCTCTTTGTCAGACCACCTGCCTGCTGATACCTTCCAAGCTCCTGCGGCAGAATCAGCCTCCTCTGTACTCAGAGCTACTGCAGCAGCTGCTTAGGACAGGCTGCCACCTGGTGGCTGGAAGGCTCTGCACACCAGATGAGAAACAAAGGCGGCACATAGCCGAGCTACTGAGGCCCTCTGCTGGTGAAACACTTCTATGTGAGGGCCCCTGCCTTATCATTGCTTTGCAAGCAGACAATGCCGTCACATGTTTCAATATCATTCTTGAGAG CATTTACAGGAAGAGACCGGACCTGAGGAGAGTTACAACGAAACTTCTTTACCCAAACTCTGAAAGTAAG GCAGTGAAATTGCTGTGTTACCTTTTTGATGATCTCTGTCTTGACAGTCATCACCGTGTAGCACCACCATAA
- the LOC131535992 gene encoding dynein axonemal assembly factor 8 isoform X8, with product MHENDLMKQLVVFCDKKVNEMEIKTNVSSTKTHNIQESSLRCTGRQMNETDFKGTSSQLQHNQDSPTIYIDLRNNAFQAKQSVISQSNSVISTVNSDKKKSSTNKTSNKNARANGQKREFSQKSLLLQNIRRSKKSMLEMSWRNPQDFAEDKQKNSSGKSIKENQLHDSETSCGEPGLQQVNVCCSTVKYDQHKQSTPSSNIPAAQNKQREQHSHKIRWQKDLKFMQAFRPKYSANNSEEAAERTDILYEPEVSYLPSVNTLPPDLQMKECLLLTVPLSSPGVVAGRTQRKTQTVDSVLIKSHIYNAIIAWFMSLTDPKTCGRKGNKLDAPFWVAGLQQFYKEDGLALYICATPLEDGQIGCRNSRMRKVDSDESMFYRRVCKFFAQMPLKTVAFWVPQLTHLLEEQAYPTHVHLSSSCLDCFITVNPNRESVEKVFSMIPGFYWQTLETEDQKCQSAEATISQECHTETALVLIGSALFLNPLAMHHTLELMWRSSLDVCGIRFLYPPQELLTNFAVSKSVMHEGEHSHQPVLIMAFRGPHANSVWQEITGPSDPQLARRTDPASINALYRHGQDQPLLYSPRLASLVHLGLCLWFGGRIAKNSLSTIQDSGDRGVSCSHLLTSSPASLCATEKADIFLLVSPVVGPHCYSYILSACAKTGFGLLGLQRVQISRKQAQSLGLTAKQVAAFCHASTVFLSGEQVELSSHCLVLLMRRESAVKHCSRLPIGLMNELAAQGLIGSVRSRFTDVLGPHACFHTVPYSKNHHSVLGGLMWTVPKCNHVVLSKHTYPSCPDAEQVVVLTLTGQNMVEKEMDFLHKVLKGDAGGQEGFELLALKWEPKLSQQQAQELSPFEIGEKEWQNSLQSLTSTPALVMALRRVRAFITLRRLLPQNYPGNLHVLMSPTPETAFRQTCLFFSEAELVPDHTSRPLLKFLPPHHIDTPGMYRSKPKYISPPYALWELTVNLRQPSGLRSQSLYSYMTVGPEPLLTLALFKPGAWRHRFGKILTVIKQNGYTLAGLRVLLLDSSVANALIHPPEQQDPTEELELKYLSSGPSLALGLLRVNAVKRLLELMGPEDPVEARTIDRTLWRAQYGSDRLHNGIYGSPSYRKAVEDIKLVFPEGVCCSETSVMRHEKVSCLHSDPEASLDREQLHTLRTADKDKFSLGLGQVGPLVSSALCQTTCLLIPSKLLRQNQPPLYSELLQQLLRTGCHLVAGRLCTPDEKQRRHIAELLRPSAGETLLCEGPCLIIALQADNAVTCFNIILESIYRKRPDLRRVTTKLLYPNSESKAVKLLCYLFDDLCLDSHHRVAPP from the exons ATGcatgaaaatgatttaatgaaGCAGCTGGTTGTTTTTTGTGACAAGAAAGTAAATGAGatggaaataaagacaaatgtTTCATCTACCAAAACCCATAATATACAAGAATCATCCCTCAG ATGTACTGGGAGACAGATGAATGAGACAGACTTTAAAGGGACCTCTTCACAATTACAACACAATCAAGACTCTCCTACCATATATATTGATTTGCGCAACAATGCATTTCAAGCAAAACAATCGGTCATTAGCCAGAGTAACAGTGTCATAAGTACTGTAAACTCGGACAAAAAAAAGAGCTCCACTAACAAGACATCTAACAAAAATGCAAGAGCAAATGGACAGAAAAG AGAATTTTCTCAGAAGAGTTTATTACTGCAAAATATAAGACGGTCAAAAAAAAGTATGTTAGAGATGAGCTGGAGAAATCCACAAGATTTTGCTGAGGATAAGCAGAAAAACTCTTCAGGGAAAAGTATAAAGGAAAACCAGCTTCATGATTCTGAAACTAGTTGCGGTGAACCTGGTCTTCAGCAGGTCAATGTCTGCTGCTCTACTGTGAAATATGACCAACATAAACAGAGTACGCCATCTTCTAACATTCCAGCTGCTCAAAACAAGCAAAG AGAGCAACACAGTCATAAAATCAGATGGCAGAAGGATCTGAAGTTCATGCAAGCATTCAGACCTAAATATTCTGCTAATAACTCGGAGGAAGCTGCTGAGAGGACTGATATTCTTTATGAGCCT GAAGTATCGTACCTTCCTTCGGTGAACACTCTACCTCCGGATCTACAGATGAAGGAGTGTTTGCTGCTGACTGTGCCTTTATCTAGTCCTGGGGTGGTGGCTGGAAGAACgcagagaaaaacacagacagtgGATTCAGTCTTGATCAAATCACATATTTACAATGCAATCATAGCATGGTTCATGTCTTTG ACTGATCCCAAAACCTGTGGGAGAAAAGGCAACAAGCTAGATGCCCCTTTCTGGGTGGCTGGACTGCAGCAGTTTTATAAGGAAGATGGCTTGGCCTTGTACATCTGTGCTACGCCTCTTGAGGATGGTCAGATTGGCTGTAGAAATTCCAGG ATGAGGAAGGTGGATAGCGACGAGAGCATGTTTTACAGACGAGTTTGCAAGTTCTTTGCACAGATGCCATTGAAGACCGTTGCGTTCTGGGTACCTCAGCTTACTCATTTGCTGGAGGAACAGGCTTATCCTACCCATGTCCACTTGTCCTCATCCTGCCTGGACTGCTTCATCACTGTCAACCCAAATCGAGAG TCTGTTGAAAAGGTCTTTAGTATGATCCCAGGATTTTACTGGCAAACTCTGGAAACAGAAGACCAAAAATGTCAAAGCGCAGAAGCCACAATTTCTCAAGAGTGTCATACTGAG acagcACTTGTTCTGATAGGCAGTGCACTGTTTCTTAACCCATTGGCAATGCATCACACACTTGAGCTTATGTGGAGATCAAGTCTAGATGTATGTGGTATCCGCTTCCTCTATCCACCTCAAGAGCTGCTGACAAACTTTGCAG TCAGCAAGTCAGTTATGCATGAAGGGGAACATTCTCATCAGCCAGTGCTTATCATGGCTTTCCGTGGTCCTCACGCTAACTCGGTGTGGCAGGAGATCACAGGGCCATCAGACCCCCAGCTGGCAAGGCGGACAGATCCAGCATCCATCAACGCCTTGTACCGTCACGGTCAAGACCAACCCCTGCTCTACTCACCCCGTCTTGCCAGTCTTGTGCATCTGGGGCTCTGCTTGTGGTTTGGTGGAAGAATAGCAAAAAACAGCCTGTCAAC GATCCAGGACTCTGGTGACAGAGGAGTCAGTTGTTCCCATCTTCTGACCTCTTCTCCAGCGAGTTTATGTGCCACAGAGAAAG CGGATATATTTCTCCTTGTGTCTCCTGTGGTTGGACCACACTGTTACAGCTATATACTATCTGCATGTGCAAAAACAGGCTTCGGTCTATTGGGACTTCAAAGAGTGCAGATCTCCAGGAAACAAGCGCAATCTCTGGGACTGACTGCAAAGCAG GTAGCAGCATTCTGTCATGCTTCTACAGTGTTTCTGTCTGGAGAACAGGTTGAGCTGTCCTCTCATTGCCTGGTGCTCCTCATGAGGAGAGAAAGTGCAGTTAAACACTGCTCCAGACTGCCGATAG GTCTGATGAATGAGCTTGCTGCACAAGGCCTTATTGGATCGGTCCGTTCAAGATTCACAGATGTTCTGGGCCCACATGCTTGCTTTCACACTGTTCCCTACTCTAAAAACCACCACAGTGTTCTGG GTGGGCTCATGTGGACAGTGCCGAAGTGTAACCACGTGGTCTTGTCCAAACACACATATCCCTCTTGTCCAGATGCAGAACAGGTGGTGGTTCTCACATTGACTGGTCAAAACATGGTCGAGAAAGAAATGGACTTTCTTCATAAGGTTCTCAAGGGAGATGCAGGAG GACAAGAGGGATTTGAGCTGCTGGCACTAAAGTGGGAGCCCAAGCTGTCTCAGCAGCAGGCACAAGAGTTGAGTCCGTTTGAGATCGGAGAAAAAGAGTGGCAGAACAGTCTGCAGAGCTTGACATCCACTCCTGCCCTGGTCATGGCTCTGAGGAGGGTGAGGGCATTCATCACCCTACGAAGACTTTTACCACAAAATTACCCAGGAAACCTGCATGTATTGATGTCCCCCACACCTGAGACAGCTTTCAGACAGACCTGTCTCTTCTTCTCTGAGGCAGAATTGGTCCCTG ATCACACTAGTCGTCCATTATTGAAATTCTTACCGCCTCATCACATTGACACTCCTGGTATGTACAGATCCAAGCCAAAGTATATTTCCCCCCCCTATGCGCTCTGGGAACTGACTGTCAATCTCCGACAACCCTCAGGTCTCAGAAGTCAGTCGCTTTACAGTTACATGACAGTGG GCCCAGAGCCACTTTTGACTCTAGCTCTGTTCAAGCCTGGAGCCTGGAGACACCGCTTTGGTAAAATTCTCACCGTAATCAAACAGAACGGATATACTCTAGCGGGCTTACGTGTGCTTCTGCTGGACTCGAGCGTGGCAAATGCACTGATACATCCACCAGAACAACAG GATCCCACTGAGGAGCTGGAGTTGAAGTACTTGAGCTCGGGCCCCTCACTGGCTTTGGGTTTACTGAGAGTGAATGCAGTAAAGAGGCTGTTGGAGCTGATGGGCCCTGAGGATCCGGTTGAAGCCCGTACTATAGATCGGACTCTATGGAGGGCCCAGTATGGCTCTGACAGGCTGCATAATGGCATCTATG GATCTCCATCTTATCGAAAGGCTGTAGAAGACATAAAACTGGTATTTCCAGAGGGTGTGTGCTGCAGTGAAACTTCAGTTATGAGACATGAGAAG GTATCCTGCTTGCATTCCGATCCTGAAGCTAGTTTGGACCGTGAACAGCTGCACACACTTAGAACCGCTGACAAAGACAAGTTTTCTCTAGGACTCGGGCAAG TAGGGCCTTTGGTCAGCAGTGCTCTTTGTCAGACCACCTGCCTGCTGATACCTTCCAAGCTCCTGCGGCAGAATCAGCCTCCTCTGTACTCAGAGCTACTGCAGCAGCTGCTTAGGACAGGCTGCCACCTGGTGGCTGGAAGGCTCTGCACACCAGATGAGAAACAAAGGCGGCACATAGCCGAGCTACTGAGGCCCTCTGCTGGTGAAACACTTCTATGTGAGGGCCCCTGCCTTATCATTGCTTTGCAAGCAGACAATGCCGTCACATGTTTCAATATCATTCTTGAGAG CATTTACAGGAAGAGACCGGACCTGAGGAGAGTTACAACGAAACTTCTTTACCCAAACTCTGAAAGTAAG GCAGTGAAATTGCTGTGTTACCTTTTTGATGATCTCTGTCTTGACAGTCATCACCGTGTAGCACCACCATAA